A section of the Pristiophorus japonicus isolate sPriJap1 chromosome 4, sPriJap1.hap1, whole genome shotgun sequence genome encodes:
- the LOC139262648 gene encoding ferritin, middle subunit-like produces the protein MVSQVCQNYHQDCEDAVNKQINMELYSSYVYLSMVSFFDWDAVALRQFSEFFKEQSHEEREHAERLMKFQNRRGGRIILADIKKPEQDEWSNGLEAMQRALQMERNMNQSLLDLHKLSTGSTDPHLCDFLETHYLNEQVKMIKKLGDHITNLKRLGAPENGLGEYLFDKHTQCTFGIRAAAAIFQRNMESLLKSVPCTVVFQDNILVMGRNIVEHPQNLEEVLSQLNHLGSVGGGHGLANSAKEALDIPEQFSMLSLVANVGAVLEQLG, from the exons ATGGTTTctcaagtgtgtcagaactaccaccaggactgtgaggatgctgtcaacaagcagatcaacatggagctctattcctcctatgtttatctttCTATGGTGAGTTTT TTTGACTGGGATGCTGTTGCCCTGCGTCAGTTTtcggagttcttcaaggagcagtcacatgaggaacgtgagcatgctgagagactgatgaaattccagaatcggcgtggaggACGGATCATTTTGGCAGATATTAAG aaaccagagcaggatgagtggagcaatggtctggaggcgatgcagagagctctgcagatggagagaaatatgaaccagagtctgctggatctgcacaaactctccactgggagcactgatcCTCAT ttgtgtgacttcctggagactcaCTACTTGaacgaacaagtgaagatgatcaagaagctgggagatcacatcaccaacctgaagagactgggagcccctgagaatggcctgggagagtacctgtttgacaagcacaccca atgcactTTTGGGATTCGAgctgccgcggcgatattccagaggaacatggaaagcttgctgaagtcggtcccgtgcaccgtggtcttccaggacaacatcttagtTATGGGTCGGAACATCGTTGAGCAcccgcagaacctggaggaggttcttagtcagcttaatcatcTGGGCTCAG ttggtggaggtcacgggttggcaaattctgccaaagaagccttg gacatacctgagcagttttccatgtTGTCGTTAGTTGCCAATGttggagctgtactggaacagcttggctag
- the LOC139262649 gene encoding ferritin heavy chain, oocyte isoform-like, with amino-acid sequence MASQVRQNYHQDCVDAVNKQINMELYSSYVYLSMSFYFDRDDVALRHFAEFFKGQSHEEREHTEKLMKFQNRRGGRIILADIKKPEQDEWSNGLEAMQRALQMEKNVNQSLLDLHKLSTGSTDPHLCDFLETHYMDEQVKMIKKLGDYTTNLKRLGAPENGLGEYLFDKHTLGESD; translated from the exons atggcttctcaagtgcgtcagaactaccaccaggactgtgtggatgctgtcaacaagcagatcaacatggagctctattcctcctatgtttatctctctatg tccttctactttgaccgggatgatgttgccctgcgtcactttgctgagttcttcaaggggcagtcacatgaggaacgtgagcatacggagaaactgatgaaattccagaatcgccgtggaggacggatcatcttggCGGACATCAAG aaaccagagcaggatgagtggagcaatggtctggaggcgatgcagagagctctgcagatggagaagaatgtgaaccagagtttgctggatctgcacaaactctctactgggagcactgaccctcat ttgtgtgacttcctggagacccactacatggatgaacaagtgaagatgatcaagaagcttggcgaTTAcaccaccaacctgaagagactgggagcccctgagaatggcctgggagagtacctgtttgacaagcacaccctgggggagagtgactga